One window of the Megalops cyprinoides isolate fMegCyp1 chromosome 2, fMegCyp1.pri, whole genome shotgun sequence genome contains the following:
- the LOC118770984 gene encoding artemin yields MALLVWSPQVMLWMLSSLLALVDGAFPGESRRAEPSPVVGRVQDEVGWHPTNIPEVEELEEGGNIQSSWDGSYENPSISEEVEDHQSRWVRSSSSSGTPKSQRTNRRKSKDCRIQKKEMRIRDLGLGFDSDEIVLFKYCVGTCEDSRKNYDLALKALMKSGNISGKRVSTRPCCRPTRYEAVSFMDAKTVWQTIELLSAANCSCVG; encoded by the exons ATGGCACTGTTGGTGTGGTCTCCTCAGGTGATGCTGTGGATGTTGTCCTCTCTGCTGGCCCTGGTGGATGGGGCTTTTCCAGGGGAGAGCAGAAGAGCAGAGCCCAGCCCTGTGGTGGGGCGGGTCCAAGATGAGGTGGGCTGGCACCCTACCAACATCCCAGAAGTGGAGGAGCTTGAAGAGGGAGGCAACATCCAATCTTCCTGGGACGGGTCTTACG AAAATCCATCTATATctgaggaggtggaggaccACCAGAGCCGGTGGGTGCGGTCTTCCTCCAGCTCAGGCACGCCCAAGAGCCAGCGGACAAACCGGAGGAAGTCCAAAGACTGCAGGATCCAGAAGAAAGAGATGCGCATTCGAGACCTGGGGCTGGGCTTTGACTCAGATGAAATTGTCCTTTTCAAGTACTGTGTGGGCACTTGTGAGGACTCCCGCAAGAACTATGACCTGGCTCTCAAGGCTCTGATGAAAAGCGGAAACATCTCTGGCAAGAGAGTAAGCACCCGCCCCTGCTGCCGGCCCACCCGCTATGAAGCCGTGTCCTTCATGGACGCCAAGACCGTCTGGCAGACCATCGAGTTGCTCTCAGCCGCCAACTGCAGCTGCGTGGGCTGA